The Corynebacterium tuberculostearicum genome window below encodes:
- a CDS encoding YhjD/YihY/BrkB family envelope integrity protein → MPTTTQSSSKKTDHYGIERANADDPGAVDKIRSKSGFVDHLMRMNERYGAEGGNQFAAGITYYSVLSIFPLAMLIVATVAAVLANREDLLNDLQSHITSSIDGDMGDTVNEILDTAIDQRGAMFGIGGLTTLWSGLGWMNNLRIGISAMWGIDANEGGSFLKKKLSDLVGLIGLIVAFLIAFGVTAAGSSGLTQKIFERVGIESFPGMDSVIFFVGLAVGLLANLIVMWWLIMILPRTKVPKKSGLIGAAIGAVAFELLKQLSTLIMSSATGSPAGAVFGPVIVLMVVMYLIWRVVLYVSAWTATTAESLKYAHPPVPEPAVIRVRNEVKEGAPAGATFGVGAAVGAAAVGAWSLLRRK, encoded by the coding sequence GTGCCTACCACCACGCAATCCTCCTCGAAGAAGACGGACCACTACGGCATCGAACGCGCCAATGCCGACGATCCCGGTGCGGTAGATAAGATTCGCTCCAAGTCCGGATTCGTTGACCACCTCATGCGCATGAATGAGCGCTACGGTGCCGAAGGCGGCAACCAGTTTGCCGCCGGTATCACCTATTATTCGGTGCTCTCCATCTTCCCGCTTGCCATGCTGATCGTGGCCACCGTCGCCGCCGTCTTGGCTAACCGTGAGGACCTGCTCAATGATCTGCAATCCCATATCACCAGTTCTATCGATGGCGATATGGGAGATACGGTCAATGAGATCTTGGATACCGCCATTGACCAACGCGGCGCCATGTTCGGTATCGGTGGTTTGACCACTCTGTGGTCCGGCCTAGGCTGGATGAACAACCTGCGCATCGGTATCTCGGCCATGTGGGGCATCGATGCCAACGAGGGCGGTTCCTTCTTGAAGAAGAAGTTGTCTGACCTGGTGGGCCTCATTGGCCTTATCGTGGCATTCCTCATCGCCTTTGGCGTCACCGCCGCCGGGTCCTCCGGCCTTACCCAGAAAATCTTTGAGCGCGTAGGAATCGAGTCCTTCCCGGGCATGGACTCGGTTATTTTCTTTGTCGGCTTGGCAGTGGGCCTTCTGGCCAACCTCATCGTCATGTGGTGGCTGATTATGATCCTGCCGCGCACCAAGGTGCCGAAGAAGTCCGGCCTTATCGGCGCGGCCATTGGTGCCGTGGCTTTTGAGCTGCTCAAGCAGCTGTCCACGCTCATCATGTCCTCTGCTACCGGCAGCCCTGCCGGCGCGGTCTTCGGCCCCGTCATCGTGCTCATGGTGGTCATGTATCTGATTTGGCGCGTGGTGCTGTACGTCTCCGCGTGGACCGCCACCACCGCCGAGTCCCTGAAGTACGCTCACCCGCCGGTCCCAGAGCCGGCCGTTATTCGCGTCCGCAACGAGGTCAAGGAAGGCGCGCCTGCAGGTGCGACCTTCGGCGTTGGCGCCGCTGTAGGCGCCGCGGCCGTGGGCGCATGGAGCTTGTTGCGCCGTAAGTAA
- a CDS encoding RDD family protein: MNANDIAPNLYEEWGLDRRDGEHELLVLLESKDVLLQQQGHDIEDPRRAQLRIAASVLGSAAKRAEYDKACAAGVRPTWGDLGQLGAVGQWNPRPLQAQQQAQSFQPGQAAGPGRHAQQEPRFAQTSSPYGSPYARNPFAPQHNPFPPATANAAVPAPLVQQPAAEISQRAGQDARIGMAILDLIFFSLISGSFGGALLSGGVDELSTFIGGAIILLLYTLGTECWLGASPAKLLMGYTVRDVDTKERLTLTQSAKRQWWRLVNIVPGPGTFASWVGAGVHTFTISEKNNRRGSHDEWANAEVVKKHPRK; the protein is encoded by the coding sequence ATGAACGCCAATGACATCGCACCGAATCTTTATGAGGAATGGGGACTAGATCGCCGCGATGGCGAGCACGAGCTCTTAGTCTTGCTGGAGTCCAAGGATGTGCTGCTACAGCAGCAAGGCCACGACATTGAAGATCCGCGGCGCGCGCAGCTGCGCATCGCTGCCAGCGTCTTGGGCTCTGCTGCAAAGCGGGCCGAATACGATAAGGCGTGCGCGGCGGGAGTGCGCCCCACCTGGGGAGACCTCGGACAGCTGGGCGCGGTAGGGCAGTGGAACCCGCGGCCACTGCAAGCCCAGCAGCAAGCTCAGTCCTTCCAGCCCGGTCAGGCGGCCGGGCCGGGGCGTCACGCTCAGCAGGAACCACGATTTGCGCAGACCTCGAGCCCCTATGGGTCGCCGTATGCGCGCAATCCCTTTGCCCCGCAGCACAATCCATTCCCGCCGGCAACGGCGAACGCGGCTGTACCCGCGCCGTTGGTACAACAACCAGCGGCCGAAATTAGCCAGCGCGCCGGTCAAGATGCGCGCATCGGCATGGCCATTTTGGACCTCATCTTCTTTTCGCTCATTAGCGGCAGCTTCGGCGGCGCGCTGCTGTCCGGCGGCGTGGATGAGCTCTCGACGTTCATTGGCGGCGCCATCATCTTGCTGCTCTACACCTTGGGCACCGAATGTTGGCTCGGCGCCAGCCCGGCCAAGCTGCTGATGGGCTACACGGTGCGCGATGTCGACACCAAAGAGCGGCTCACCCTCACCCAGTCCGCTAAGCGCCAGTGGTGGCGCCTAGTCAATATCGTGCCGGGCCCCGGTACGTTCGCCAGCTGGGTGGGCGCCGGCGTGCATACCTTCACCATTTCGGAGAAGAATAACCGCCGCGGCTCCCACGATGAGTGGGCTAACGCCGAAGTAGTGAAAAAGCACCCACGCAAATAG